The DNA segment AAAAGAGAGTAAATTAGACaaaagaacttaaaaaaaaactaaattttcatAAATCAAACGCTATCTATATTATAGACCAGGAATACTTCCAACTAGAGCTGTCAAATGAGTCAACCGAGCTTGGCCCTAcagatcaaatataaaaaatgagctGACTCAACCTAGCAATTTAAATCTTGCACTCCCATGAACAAGACTATAAAAATCGTAAGAATTTCATAAATTCGACTCATAAAATCGTAAAAgtctacttaaaaaaaatcttatgaataataagtaaatatattataaatacatcATTTTGCGCAAACAAAATGACGATAAATTCATAGTTCATACTAAGCTTTAAACTTGTGAAAATTAGGTGACTCATGGGACTGGAGCTAGAGCCAAACTGCATCTAGGACAAAAACACGGCCAGGTAGGGGATTGAGTGCTAGATTTCATTCGAGACAGACAATAGTCATACTACATTTTGGACAAAAAAGACAAGATAACATTGAAAACCCATGATAATACCAAAAAGACAACAAAGCTGAAAATTGAACAAGAACCTATAAATTTAACAATGAACATACACCAACAGCATTGAACCCAGACCAATGAGGTCGAGTGTCATCTGACTAACCACAATGCCACATCAAGGTAAGCAAAAGAGTCAAActacaaatttaacaaaaatctaaaaatttaacaatgaaagaaaacttcacaatgtaaaaaatagattcacattttatttgtaattaaaagatTCATATTGTATTCACAAAATCACAGTATTCTTCATTGACAAGATTctaatttttaagagaaaagaaagaggaaaaagaagaaaacatgtCACGGaggatgaaaagtgaaaacaGAACAGAGAAGAGAAAAGTATAGTGACTCTGACTCCCTTCAACATCGTCACGGCCACGCACTTCACCATCGACACGACCACCACACACTCGCACGGTCGCGAAAGAAACACGCATTCGGCCACTTGCACTTCCGCTTTGCACTGTTGCCACGACCACCACGCATGCATACCTTGCCTTCGTTTTAGCAATCACACTGACGGACAGTCGCGGGAGCCAGAATGGAGTAAGGGAACAGCCGAACGAGAAGCaaggaggaagaaagaaaaacgtAGGATTTACAAAAGCACTATGGCGCAGACACAAAGTgaggaggaagaaaaaaaatgaaacgaaCGAAATGACATCGTTTTAGTTTTTCCCAAACCTGCAAACTTGGCCAAACTTGCGAGTCTACGTTAACTCGCCCGAGTCTACGCAAACTCAACAGTGCCCATTCAGATTTCATTTCTTCTCACGTTTTAACTTGCAAAGGCTTTGTAGAATCATAAACTCGTACGATTCTATGATTTAAAACGCGATTTTGATAATCATGCTCGTATGTATATCCTGTACTCCTATTTCTGTTTGAAAATACCAAACAATCCTTCCCCAACCCTAACACCTTCCTCTTTGTGCATACTACTCCCATGATGATAACTTCTTCTACCACAACTTCACCTTCTTCACGGAAGCCTCACAACCTCTTCCTCACGAGTCACGCTGCCATAGAACATCCTCCCCGACCTCCTTCCTTTGCGTGTCATCATTGAAGGTAACAATACGATCTAGAACATGGTATTTTGTTTACtggaatgttttttattttcaatcattATTTCGGAGGCACGATTCCATAAGTTATATAGTAGTCTTATAGAATGGTCATTCTCAAATATAGATTGACTTCCGAAATTGACTTTTTGGAAtacataaaatgtttttttatttattttaaccattattttttactattatgaaACATGCATTtcggttttatttttttactgttacaAAATAAgcattttctaagttattttttactgtTATGAAACACATATttcaaaagttattatttattattatgtaacACCTATTCTGAaagataaaagttattttttaattgtaatggaATACCTattctgaaaattattttttactattatagaacatttatttttggaagttaattttttactattatggAATACTTATTCCAAAAGATGGAAGAACAAGAGGTGCGACATTGTGAGGAGGGTGTCAGGGGAAGGAAGTGGCACGAAACATGGAGGAGCTGTTGTTAGAGGCGGAAGACCCATCGCAGGAGCTTCCATCATAGTGGGAGTTGTCGTGGCGGGTTGAATGGTTTCTGAATGAAGGAAGTGTTAAGGTTAGGGAAGGAAATGCTAATTCATTAAGGATAGTTTAGTATTTTCAAACTAAAATGGGAGTGCAAGATACACATGAGAGTGCAAGATTCAAATACCACCAACCTAACTTAAATCTCTTACAAGGCCTCACCGAACCTGTTGGATCAGACCAAAATTatcatgtttgttttttattaatctatataaatatattaactttaaaagaaaaaataatagcaaTATCAAGACGAATATGGCTGGTGCTTTTCTGGCTGACATTTATCATGCTCGACTTAATGTGTTTGGATTTAAGTTGGAAACACAGTTTATGCGATTCTATGCAAATCCAACGAATAAAAGTAAgctgaaagtaaaaaaaaaaaaaaaaaaagatgataatATTTCTACAAACGTACGTTTATCTCAAACATACATTTACAATCTTCTACtcaaacacacacttattccGTTCCATTTGGTTTGTCAGGTCGAGTCAAATTGGCTCAATGCTTTATAGGCCACAAAATATACTAGTCCGGACAAGCATTTTTTACTATGTCCCACATTTTAACAGAAGATTTCATTGTTTTGTTTAGcttaaaataactaatataatattaatggaaGCTAAAATgagaacaaataattaattcatctaagccttgtttttattatatttactctTAATTTTATGTTCTTAAATTTGTAATTGACAAAACGttgagaaaaaagataaatcaagtttttttgagagagaaaggAGGGTGTGCAGTGTAAGGCTCACCAATAAAGTAGAAATAACCGGAACAAGCCCCAGAAGTTTTTGTAAGTACTCTTCTTCCTGTTTTAATGTGGTGGTTAGTTCTGTAATTTGATAAAGAATCCTTTCAACCTTCTGAAATAAGTCAAATAACAGAAGTCCTATCATTAATTACTGCAATCACCTTACGTAATGCATagtaattacaattttataaattttcctATCATAAAAAAGCAGTAATTCCACACAGTAATTatatacttttataatttttctttccaattttttaaaaaaaattagaaaagccTTTTATGAACGTAGTGTAATAAAATATTTGCaaagtatttttatataataattaaactaaattgtaattttgtctcttataattttaaattcataattttgatttttttttatttttaaattaaaatatttaattttcttatttttcataataagaCGTGACATACTGGTATTGGTACGAAGTTTATGTACGTTGTTAAAATAACGCTTATgtgaaaaaatgttaaatgaagtgaaaattaaaaaatatcttaataaaaattaaactcacgACTAAGGCATTCAAAATTGAACCAAATTGAATGTAAAATCGAAAATTGACCCAAAAAACCACAAACCACGAAAAAATCGATGCTCATTGATTCAGACTAATTTGAAGTCAAAACTGCATGACAAACACCCCCACTcatgacctttatttatagACAAATTAATAAACCAGTAACACAATTATCTTGtttaataaattacattaacattatttattatgtgTCATTAGTcaagagttattaattttttttaattatcaaaattaatttaactaataatacaTAGAAAAATAACGTTAATAtaactaactaaaaaaatagatgtttTATTATCTTGtctatgaataattttatataaataattagagtAAAACTAATCTGTATattgaaatcaatttaaaaaaatatgtaaataatttatatattaatttatgatatttaattataaattggtaaaataaaaatatttaaactattcaaaataaaaaaaatataaatgatataaaataaaaataaaaagatttatatattaaatattttaaatttaaaaatgataattttaagaagaaaaataataactctTAACTaactatacataaaaaaatattttgatttaaaaataagaaaatcaaattgtgtatttaaaattataggagaatcataattgtaatttaatcaaataattacatatataatagTTAATGCTCTAAAGTTAACTTTACTTATATTGATAGATATATAGATTACATCTATTTTTCTCTGTGaatttattttgagaaataGGAGAATCAAAGCTAAAAATTAACCCGATtatattgaaagaaaataaaaagcacCTTTGTTTGGTATTTCGCCATTAATGGTTCGATGCTCTCCATTACTTTAGCGGCTGTATTTAGGGCTTCAAAGACGGATTCCGTGTCTACCTATAAAGAGAATCAAATCAAATAGGAAGGAAGTTTTAAgttaccataattttttttttgataaaattaatttgttagaatgttaattttattaataaaaagatcGAAATCCACCGCCATATTACAATAAATTACCTTAATTACCTATAACATGTTTGATCAGTTTATGAATACATGCATGTCATATAGAGATTAATTAGAATCTTATAAACAAAATGTGTTTAGAGAGTACCTAACAATTTTTTCCaagatgtaaaaataattaacgagATGTATATACCTTAACAGTGTGAGTTAAAGGCAGTATGGTGGATAATGCTGACAACTTCCTTGTCAATCTGGCTACGgattcttgatttcttctctctaATTGTGCCCATTCAGTAAGAAGATAGAGTTGTCCATCCAAAATTTGATAAAGCTTGACCAGTTGTTTGACCTTTCGCAATTCGATTCTTTTCTGTATTGTTATCTTTCTCAACATGAGGGCTCTAAGCCATACAGAAAACAATTTTATCTGAATTacgaagtgaaaaaaaaaacagaaagaaaagttAGGTATCATGAACCTAGCAGCTAAGGCatcctttaaattttttgtataatattAATCATAACATTATTATccacttataatatttaatttatattaatagtcaatttattttttgtcagaaaaatataatacagtCACAAAATAGTCCTAATTAACAAACAATTAAGTTACACATGTGAGCttgtatagaaaaaaaataacaaaaaaaaattgattggggTTGCACAAAAACCCACCCTTTTTCAAGTTCATTTCCTGTATTGATTTCAGAAATTAGTTTTCGAAatggataaaataattttaagaagtAATCCTCAAGGACATACCTCGGCTATATTCTTGACATTAGCCATGGCAACCTCAGCTCTAGCATTGATAAATCTCCATTGCAAAAGTGTATTATGCAAAATCCTAAACCGATGGTACTCTTCTTCTTGCACTGACGATACTTTTCTTTGCTTGAAGTACTTCAAGACTTTAGTAACACCACCACCAACACTACTATCATTATTACCGTTATCACTACCATTTGTTTTCGCCGGGGGTTGAGACCATATTGGAGAGCCAAGTGACCACCTTCCCGGCGAAAGCGCCCACGCCGAAGGCGACTTTGATGTGGACCTCTTTGAAGCTCCAACATTAATATTATCAGGGCTAACACCACGTTGCAAGAACTTGCCAAAGCCATCATCTCTACTCTTCTTCTCTTGAACCCTATTGTTCTTTGGCTTACTcgaaaccgatgttgttaaaGTGGGATTTAGGTTAATATTGTTTCTTTCATTGTtggttgttcttgttcttgatgtTGACTTTGAACGTTGGACACTGGTGATGGTGAATCTTTGACTAGAGCTTAACCTATGTGAACTTCTCTCTGGGGTGGTTATAGCGGCGGCGGGGCTGCTACCGCTTCGGCTACGGACAAGTCGCGGTGATGGCGGCACCTCCATGAGGTTGTGGTGGCCGGATAGAGTGGAAGCAGTTTTGTCCATTGATGGTTTTGTGTATGGTTTTGGTGCTCTTAAGTTGGGAttattcaatatatatgtatatgtagaGAGAAGATAGAGGTTAGAAGTTGAAAGCACGTTGAGTAATGAGTACCAAGAATGTTGAATACGTGTCCCCCACCCCATGCAAAAGTGTTTGCACGTATATATGTGCTAGAAATTCAAAGGGACCTTTCTTGTCTTTATATACTTTTGAAGTAAGGCAAGGAATCATTGATCAATAAACTATCACtagtttgtttatttaatagagTTAACTTGATGAAGAACAATTATTTTAAGAGTTTATTAAtggtttaatattttaattaaagcagtcatgttttaaaataaactttatgACATGAGGTGGGTGGATGCATAATAATATTACTTTCAGGTCGTTATTTCCgtaataaaactttaaaaaataagtcaCAAAAACATCTATTATGTATAGTCAAATCACATtagtcaaataatttttttttaattcaaatctaaggattttataaaaaatatatatttacttttcattttaatttttaatttaatattttattgaaagatcactttatccttaattttttaattttgtaattgtgaATCTCGTAATCTTCGTGAGTCCCCTCACCCACTATTACGTTCCCACCACAGCCCTAATTTCCAAGATGCTAGCTAGCAATAGGGATGTAATTCACTAACACACAAATTAAAAGACTTTAAAGGGTACACACAAAGCATGGCGAACTATATGTCATGTTCTATGACATGGCTAATTAATTAGCAATATTTCATAATATACCCTCTCTATCTCAAAATAATTgatgtttaagttttttttattctgatcAAGAAAATAAGTATTTCAAGAGAATTAGTGTTTATTATGGgataattttactaaaatatcattgttctttctcttaatttcaataaatatattattaagtctTCCAagacaatattaattattacattgcaaaattgaaatagatatttaaaaatctcattaaaaatgagaagattagtcaatttgatttttttttaaagttaaaactaCAGTTATTTTGGGATAGATGGAGtatgtttattataatatatagataataattatattatatgtatcATATCATATGCTAAATacattaatgaataaaaaatattaaatatatttttttatataacaaatagATTATTTGTGAATTTCTTTTGTATAAAGAccttattatttctttaattacaatttatgtCTTGGTAATGGACTTGAATTTTAAGAATGAAATTGTGGAATTAGCATAAGTTGTGTTGTGaattttttgagattttttaagGTATtgtttgattataatttttatgatattttttaaagtataaaaatttacaggttattaattatttataatttttttaatatatacatagtCATATGAGTCAACTATTGATTTATCGGGTCTATTTCCTAACTTAATGACTCAGTATTTTGACCGATTCAATGACTCGTATGAGTTTgatcaacaataattttatattatcttattaGGTGTAATCTTaggaattataattcaatattaGTAATAAACCTtaagaattgattttatttgaCAAACATGATAAGCCTTTCTTGATGTCTCTTGTGGATATCATAAACTTAGGAACATTTATGCCAAACAATTTACATCTACGTATTGTCATGTAGTAGTGACAAGTACAATGTAGTGATCCCAAATCCGATAACTTCCAATACTACTCAATGCCTAACATCAATAGggaacccttttttttttaaaaaaaaaaaaaaagacaataggAGACACctaatgatgataaaaaaaaaatcaaaataattaaaaaaatctagtgTAAGTTACTAATGAATAAACAAAACCTAAAAACTCTCAAATCAAAATGGTTTGTaaaacactacaagaaaaaacataattagGGACTGATTTTAGTGACTAAACAACATCAATGGATCACTAACAATGACTGACTTTGGAACCATTTAGAATTTGGTTAATAGGTAATGATTTAGTGACTAATACACGTGGTCTCAAAATAATCAACCACTAACTGTATTGTTAAGTATCAATTTATccgctcaattttttttactatatagtGAACATGTTTGCAATCAAATGTCATTGTCACTTACTAAAACATTGTCTATGACTTTTTTGCCTTTAGCAACCTAAAACGTTGGCATTCTTTAAACTGGTATGGATCTATGCCATTTAACAACCAAATTTTAGTTGGTCACTAAACTGCATTGTTGAACTATGTCATCTAGCGACTAATCATAGATATATAATTGTGAAACTATGTCGATTGGAGTGTATGTCATAGCTTTATAGTAATCgaattgaaaacaaatttaCAGCTTTAGTAAATAACAACCAATTGAATTTGGTTGATAAACTCTAGATCTCATACGTAACCCAGACCTCTCTTCCATTTCCATAGATCCTCACTCCCACTTCATTAATTATGTC comes from the Glycine soja cultivar W05 chromosome 6, ASM419377v2, whole genome shotgun sequence genome and includes:
- the LOC114416391 gene encoding QWRF motif-containing protein 7-like gives rise to the protein MDKTASTLSGHHNLMEVPPSPRLVRSRSGSSPAAAITTPERSSHRLSSSQRFTITSVQRSKSTSRTRTTNNERNNINLNPTLTTSVSSKPKNNRVQEKKSRDDGFGKFLQRGVSPDNINVGASKRSTSKSPSAWALSPGRWSLGSPIWSQPPAKTNGSDNGNNDSSVGGGVTKVLKYFKQRKVSSVQEEEYHRFRILHNTLLQWRFINARAEVAMANVKNIAEIKLFSVWLRALMLRKITIQKRIELRKVKQLVKLYQILDGQLYLLTEWAQLERRNQESVARLTRKLSALSTILPLTHTVKVDTESVFEALNTAAKVMESIEPLMAKYQTKKVERILYQITELTTTLKQEEEYLQKLLGLVPVISTLLVR